A single region of the Brassica rapa cultivar Chiifu-401-42 chromosome A03, CAAS_Brap_v3.01, whole genome shotgun sequence genome encodes:
- the LOC117132750 gene encoding serine-rich adhesin for platelets-like, producing the protein MTRGFLGSSKKEPADSCTIRKSTREVSIDTFQATSIDSVNQKSIDNITTPSIHITCEKAGKVEGTEIPDDSAVAEEDDFDLKPIYIALMEHHPFHGFPHEQAIDHINMIEELVLFIFNDHYFCKLFPYTITGDATHWFKMLTPRSLTTWNDMRDAFLNKFLYDNAANLEIEMESLRRYVVEDNEQHVSRELSIVEEAGTEGTTSTSTYDTISTSTDGRTSTSSNGRTSTSTDGTISTSTDGTISTSIDRTTSISTNITTPTSTDGTTSTSTDGTTSTSTDGTTSTSTDATTLTSIDSMNSETIDRTSAAINTDFCHRSIPLEIPERLSCPQDIADSTHNSTDVSSCSPSPDVDR; encoded by the coding sequence ATGACGAGAGGATTTCTGGGTTCTTCAAAGAAAGAGCCTGCTGATTCATGCACGATTCGTAAGTCTACGAgggaagtatcgatcgacacctttcaagcaacatcgatcgacagcgtgAACCAGAAATCGATCGACAACATCACAACGCCATCAATCCACATTACTTGCGAGAAGGCAGGGAAGGTCGAGGGGACAGAAATCCCTGATGATTCTGCTGTCGCTGAAGAGGACGACTTTGACTTGAAACCTATATACATAGCTCTTATGGAACATCATCCCTTTCATGGCTTTCCTCACGAGCAAGCAATAGATCACATCAACATGATTGAGGAATTGGTACTGTTTATCTTCAATGATCACTACTTCTGCAAACTCTTCCCATACACTATAACTGGAGATGCAACTCACTGGTTTAAGATGCTAACACCAAGATCTCTCACTACCTGGAATGACATGAGAGATGCCTTCCTCAATAAGTTTCTCTATGATAATGCAGCAAATCTAGAGATTGAGATGGAATCTCTGAGGAGATATGTGGTAGAGGATAATGAACAACATGTGTCTAGAGAGTTGAGTATAGTAGAGGAAGCTGGTACTGAAGGTACGACCTCAACATCTACATACGACACGATTTCAACGTCGACCGACGGTAGGACCTCAACATCGAGCAACGGCAGGACCTCAACGTCGACCGACGGCACAATCTCAACGTCGACCGACGGCACAATctcaacgtcgatcgacagaacgACCTCAATTTCTACCAACATTACGACTCCAACGTCGACAGACGGTACGACCTCAACGTCGACAGACGGTACGACCTCAACGTCGACAGACGGTACGACCTCAACGTCGACCGATGCTACGACTTTAACGTCGATCGACAGTATGAACTCAGAAACGATCGACAGAACCTCAGCAGCTATCAACACAGActtttgtcatcgatcgataccactCGAAATCCCTGAAAGATTGAGTTGTCCTCAGGACATTGCAGACTCGACCCATAATAGCACTGATGTATCAAGTTGTTCTCCTTCCCCAGATGTAGACAGATAA